Proteins co-encoded in one Bacillota bacterium genomic window:
- a CDS encoding ABC transporter ATP-binding protein gives MRLQVKGVSFAYGSVPVLEDVTFKVPAGEVLGIVGPNGSGKSTLLRCLARVLRPRTGTVFFDGKNLAALRGYEIGRCLGYVPPPGGQAGFPTSVVETVLQGRRPHLTWGVSARDLEVVSASLGYLGLTPLSERLLGELSSGQQQKVFLARALAQEPEVLLLDEPTATLDIRYQLEVMALIRRLATEKGCTVVAVLHDLNLAGRFADRLLLLHAGRIFAAGKAPVVLTPANLRAVYGVEAVVAEGPWGIQVTPVAPVGGAASGAPVAAAGGRV, from the coding sequence ATGCGGTTGCAGGTAAAGGGCGTTTCCTTCGCGTATGGCAGCGTACCGGTTTTGGAGGATGTCACCTTCAAGGTGCCGGCGGGAGAGGTGCTCGGGATTGTTGGTCCCAACGGCTCCGGGAAGTCGACGCTGCTCCGGTGCCTGGCACGGGTGCTCCGGCCCCGGACAGGGACGGTCTTCTTCGACGGGAAAAACCTAGCGGCGCTGCGCGGCTACGAAATCGGGCGGTGTTTGGGGTACGTCCCGCCGCCGGGCGGGCAGGCGGGTTTTCCTACGTCGGTGGTGGAAACGGTCCTGCAGGGGCGGCGGCCTCACCTTACCTGGGGGGTGAGCGCGCGGGACTTGGAAGTGGTGAGCGCGTCCCTCGGCTACTTGGGGCTGACGCCGCTATCGGAGAGGCTGCTCGGGGAGCTTTCGAGCGGCCAGCAGCAGAAGGTCTTTTTGGCGCGGGCGCTGGCCCAGGAACCGGAGGTTTTGCTCCTTGACGAACCGACGGCGACGCTCGACATCCGCTACCAGCTTGAAGTGATGGCGCTGATCCGGCGCTTAGCTACGGAGAAGGGGTGCACGGTGGTGGCGGTGCTGCACGATTTGAACCTAGCCGGACGCTTCGCGGACCGTTTACTGCTGCTTCACGCGGGGCGGATCTTCGCTGCGGGAAAAGCGCCGGTGGTGCTTACGCCGGCGAACCTGCGGGCGGTTTACGGCGTGGAGGCGGTGGTTGCCGAGGGGCCGTGGGGGATTCAGGTGACACCGGTGGCGCCGGTCGGCGGAGCTGCGAGCGGGGCGCCGGTCGCGGCAGCGGGCGGCCGGGTGTGA
- a CDS encoding VWA domain-containing protein — EAPAPPPEKGESREERGEEKDEKDEPASPPPAAAQETVFAVGEPFPVKRLDHGRDRLLRKGSGRRSRTRTATRAGRYVRATQQRGRIDLAFDATLRAAAPHQQRRAKNGLAIAVETGDIREKVREKRIGNLLLFVVDASGSMGAEQRMTAAKGAVLSLLLDAYQKRDRVGMIAFKGEDAAVLLPPTNSVELAHQRLAELPTGGRTPLAAGLYKAYETARAHLFKDPNLSPLLIVISDGRGNVGLADGKPLEEAWRVAALIRDEERIKSLVVDVEREGFLRFGLARRLAEALDAVYYRIEDLKADVLVEAVRAITEVRG; from the coding sequence GCGAAGCCCCCGCCCCGCCGCCGGAGAAAGGAGAAAGCCGGGAAGAGCGGGGCGAGGAAAAGGATGAAAAGGATGAGCCGGCTTCGCCCCCGCCGGCCGCGGCGCAGGAAACCGTGTTCGCCGTAGGTGAACCTTTCCCGGTGAAAAGGCTCGACCACGGGCGCGACCGGTTGCTCCGCAAGGGCTCCGGCCGGCGCTCCCGCACCCGGACGGCGACCAGGGCGGGGCGCTACGTCCGGGCGACGCAGCAGCGCGGCCGTATTGACCTGGCCTTCGACGCGACGCTGCGGGCGGCGGCGCCCCACCAGCAGCGCCGGGCGAAGAACGGCCTGGCGATCGCTGTAGAAACCGGCGATATCCGCGAAAAGGTGCGGGAAAAGCGGATCGGGAACCTGCTGCTCTTTGTGGTGGACGCCAGCGGCTCGATGGGCGCCGAGCAGCGGATGACAGCGGCGAAGGGGGCGGTCTTGTCCCTGCTGCTCGATGCCTACCAGAAGCGGGACCGGGTGGGGATGATCGCCTTTAAGGGGGAAGATGCCGCGGTTTTACTCCCGCCGACGAACAGCGTGGAGCTGGCGCACCAGCGCCTGGCCGAGCTTCCCACCGGCGGGCGGACGCCGCTGGCCGCGGGGCTTTACAAGGCCTACGAGACGGCGCGCGCCCACCTTTTTAAGGACCCGAACCTCTCCCCGCTCCTCATCGTCATCTCCGACGGCCGGGGCAACGTGGGGCTGGCCGATGGGAAACCACTTGAAGAGGCGTGGCGGGTGGCGGCGCTCATCCGCGACGAAGAGCGGATCAAGAGCCTGGTGGTGGACGTGGAGCGGGAGGGGTTTTTGCGCTTCGGCCTGGCGCGGCGGTTAGCCGAGGCGCTCGATGCGGTCTATTACCGGATCGAGGACCTGAAGGCGGATGTGCTGGTGGAAGCGGTGCGGGCGATAACGGAGGTTAGAGGTTAG
- a CDS encoding ABC transporter permease encodes MKAKGGGMKVMAEAAVGKRFWHERVYPAWLPLVLAMGLVWRRRWWRFVVGGLNRPLIFLALFAWSFKGTAAASHLHFLVPGLAALAAVSGSYGDLVNWFTLRRKYFQVLDECLLAPVSTRSLLVGHLIGGGAKGLVVAALVYLSGWAVAGGLCFNPLFLLQLAVIAFTFAALAVAVAMVANGDKDVLIFTNLVVLPMTFFCGTFFPVEGLPGVLSKLAWFLPLTAGTYHLRALALGEPVHWGWLAQSIGWFCALYTLAYLLLCWRRQD; translated from the coding sequence ATGAAGGCGAAAGGCGGAGGAATGAAGGTGATGGCGGAAGCGGCGGTGGGAAAGAGGTTCTGGCACGAGAGGGTTTATCCCGCTTGGCTGCCGCTGGTCTTGGCGATGGGGCTGGTCTGGCGGCGGCGCTGGTGGCGGTTTGTGGTCGGGGGGCTCAACCGGCCGCTCATCTTCCTCGCCCTCTTCGCCTGGAGTTTCAAAGGGACGGCGGCGGCGAGCCATCTGCACTTCCTGGTTCCGGGGCTGGCGGCGTTAGCGGCGGTCAGCGGCAGCTACGGCGATTTAGTCAACTGGTTCACCCTGCGCCGGAAATATTTTCAGGTCCTGGACGAATGTCTTTTGGCGCCGGTTTCCACGCGCTCTCTCCTTGTAGGGCACTTGATCGGGGGCGGCGCGAAGGGGCTGGTGGTGGCCGCGCTGGTCTATCTGTCAGGCTGGGCGGTGGCCGGGGGACTGTGTTTCAACCCGCTTTTCCTGCTGCAATTAGCGGTGATCGCCTTCACCTTCGCGGCCCTGGCGGTGGCGGTGGCGATGGTGGCGAACGGGGATAAGGATGTTTTGATCTTCACCAACTTGGTGGTTTTACCGATGACCTTCTTCTGCGGAACCTTCTTCCCGGTGGAAGGGCTGCCGGGGGTGCTGTCAAAGTTAGCGTGGTTTTTGCCGCTCACGGCGGGCACTTACCACCTGCGGGCGTTGGCGCTGGGCGAGCCTGTGCATTGGGGCTGGTTAGCCCAAAGCATTGGTTGGTTTTGCGCGCTTTACACCTTGGCTTACCTTCTGCTGTGCTGGAGGCGGCAGGACTGA
- a CDS encoding ABC transporter ATP-binding protein, with protein MPVTSPDADVEVAPAEAALAVRGVVKRYGLVTAVAGVTFSVRKGEIFGLLGPNGAGKTTLIRMLTTLARPTAGELFVGGEDVARNPVAVKRLIGVVPQVNNLERELTARENLVLHALLHRLPKRVREERIAELLAYVGLDHRADERVQNYSGGMARRLLIARALLHEPPILFLDEPTIGLDPQTRRRIWDLVQLLNREGMTVLLTTHYIEEAESLCQRVGIIDRGKLITLGTPRELRERLGACCVEFFTPQGTKRTFFNTRQEAKGYAATLAGDITVRRTNLEDVFVELTGREIFEG; from the coding sequence ATGCCGGTCACGTCCCCGGATGCCGACGTTGAGGTGGCGCCGGCGGAGGCGGCCCTGGCGGTGCGGGGGGTGGTGAAGCGCTACGGTCTGGTGACGGCGGTGGCCGGGGTGACCTTTTCCGTCCGCAAGGGAGAGATCTTCGGGCTTTTGGGTCCGAACGGGGCGGGGAAAACCACCCTCATCCGGATGCTAACCACGCTGGCCCGCCCGACGGCAGGCGAGCTTTTTGTGGGCGGGGAGGACGTGGCGCGGAACCCGGTGGCGGTGAAGCGGCTGATCGGGGTGGTGCCGCAGGTGAACAACCTGGAGCGGGAGCTGACGGCGCGGGAGAACCTGGTGCTGCACGCGCTGCTGCACCGGCTGCCGAAACGGGTGCGGGAGGAGCGGATCGCGGAACTGCTCGCCTACGTAGGCCTCGACCACCGCGCGGATGAACGGGTGCAGAATTACTCCGGCGGGATGGCGCGGCGGCTCCTGATCGCGCGGGCGCTTCTGCACGAGCCCCCCATTCTTTTTCTCGATGAGCCGACGATTGGTCTTGACCCCCAGACGCGGCGGCGAATCTGGGACCTGGTCCAGCTTTTGAACCGCGAAGGGATGACGGTTTTGCTCACCACCCACTACATCGAGGAGGCGGAAAGCCTCTGTCAACGGGTGGGGATCATCGACCGGGGAAAGCTCATTACCCTGGGGACGCCGCGGGAGCTGCGGGAGAGGCTGGGAGCTTGCTGCGTGGAGTTTTTTACCCCTCAGGGGACGAAGCGCACCTTCTTCAATACGCGTCAGGAAGCGAAGGGTTACGCCGCCACGCTTGCGGGGGACATAACGGTGCGGCGCACAAACCTCGAGGACGTTTTTGTGGAACTCACCGGACGAGAGATTTTTGAAGGATGA
- a CDS encoding ATP-binding protein has translation MSEYRRCVYPFTAIIGQEELKLALILNAINPLVGGVLVRGEKGTAKSTAVRAFAALLPPLTVVAGCPCNCDPRDTGHLCPFCRERLLQGEKLVAAARPVPVVDLPVSATEDRVVGSLDFEHALRYGRRRFEPGILARANRGIIYVDEVNLLDDHLVDLLLDAAASGVNVVEREGVSFVHPARFILVGTMNPEEGELRPQLLDRFGLCVPVEAVRDPAARAAIARRREAFESDPEGFIRAFAPQEEELRQRLVAARVRSAAVAVAEEAVRRATELAAGAFCAGQRAEIILVQAARAIAAWEGRDAATPADVERVAELVLYHRRREAPPPPPAQPEEEEPREQPPAPEQLEEEEPPEDRQEQEQ, from the coding sequence ATGTCCGAATACAGGCGTTGCGTTTATCCTTTCACGGCTATCATCGGCCAGGAGGAGCTGAAGCTGGCCCTTATTTTGAACGCCATCAACCCGCTCGTTGGCGGGGTGCTGGTGCGCGGGGAAAAAGGGACCGCCAAATCGACGGCGGTCCGGGCCTTTGCGGCGCTTTTGCCGCCGCTCACAGTGGTGGCGGGTTGCCCCTGCAACTGCGACCCCCGCGATACAGGGCATCTCTGCCCCTTCTGCCGGGAGCGGCTGCTGCAGGGCGAAAAATTGGTGGCGGCGGCGCGGCCGGTGCCGGTGGTTGACCTGCCGGTGTCCGCAACCGAGGACCGCGTGGTTGGCAGCCTCGATTTCGAGCACGCGCTGCGCTACGGACGGCGGCGCTTCGAACCGGGGATCTTAGCGCGGGCGAACCGCGGGATCATCTACGTGGACGAGGTGAACCTGTTAGACGACCACCTGGTGGACCTGCTCCTTGACGCGGCGGCCTCAGGGGTGAACGTGGTGGAGCGGGAGGGGGTTTCCTTCGTTCACCCGGCCCGCTTCATTTTGGTGGGGACGATGAACCCGGAGGAGGGGGAACTGCGCCCGCAGTTGCTCGACCGCTTCGGGTTGTGCGTGCCGGTGGAGGCGGTGCGCGACCCGGCGGCGCGGGCGGCGATCGCCCGGCGGCGGGAAGCCTTTGAGAGCGACCCGGAAGGCTTCATCCGGGCGTTTGCGCCCCAGGAGGAAGAACTGCGGCAGCGGTTAGTGGCTGCGCGGGTGCGTTCGGCGGCGGTGGCGGTTGCCGAGGAGGCGGTAAGGCGGGCGACGGAGTTAGCGGCCGGGGCCTTTTGCGCCGGCCAGCGGGCGGAAATTATACTGGTGCAGGCAGCGCGGGCGATAGCGGCCTGGGAGGGGCGGGATGCGGCGACGCCGGCGGACGTGGAGCGGGTGGCGGAATTAGTGCTTTACCACCGGCGGCGGGAGGCCCCGCCACCGCCACCGGCGCAGCCGGAAGAAGAAGAACCGCGGGAGCAACCGCCGGCGCCGGAGCAACTGGAAGAAGAGGAACCACCGGAGGACCGGCAGGAGCAAGAACAGA
- a CDS encoding copper amine oxidase N-terminal domain-containing protein, whose translation MAVKRFCLVLLLFTVISVLVLTPAGAALAATTNSALWCPNVAPETTARLGGLYISESNAMSIKAGDWVSIGLPSFAELQKMTFNFVNSSSYFPQKASAVVSVTFAENTYSVGSAVYSYGEEAFLIRGTDGSEVHLQALGKQNVTLIVFAAPTDLPTTRTFRTYIYFDEVVVKPVTPEDLESSDIKATLDAPSTAGFTSGTVTVGKLLTAGGSNITAAAPTEITDVGGQTADITLKEDFAGALKVNAADFPGDNTVKLVLSPGFTWDTVTLIPQGGFGAGSVDYAVYPERNGCSALYLKINTASSGSPGQLLIRALVKANKPFATARDVKVTYGGTNPGVGGEKVAEVTVAKYWVPGLALAAKSTLDVAAGRLNQQIGNFTVAEGMTGDLAAGRLLSLTLPEGAKWNRRPGVTREAGNGQLQYEGTRDEGRTVVYSVYQAGTSRTVFCFKNATVDLAVYVPEELAVTVKGPGLNQSVTAANVQAPVKLAPTGGTVRIGLAAQPVGALTIQENMVGALRARDAAPHSTRLSAGAVLQLTLPSGVRFGQKPTVTVTAGDLELDAAGIKLEDNDRTLVIPVKLSSATPVEKPVEETTAATGDAAGTETAEETTAEAAYEQTGSTVVVDNILLTSDRTVPVGPVTLEVSGSALSETEALFSSSLNKLACVLAECLTPAPVAIRTEAVFTIGSTKYRIGSEEKEMEVAPYIKNGRTYAPVRYLAYAAGIGGDQMLWDGVNKTVTIFAGNRVIQFRIGEKGYLLNGVFLSADAAPEIVSGRTMLPYRFVAQALALRAEWDGEKRQVIIR comes from the coding sequence ATGGCGGTGAAACGTTTTTGTTTAGTTTTACTACTCTTTACGGTGATTTCGGTCTTGGTTTTAACTCCGGCTGGTGCGGCCTTAGCTGCCACCACCAACTCGGCGCTATGGTGCCCGAACGTGGCGCCGGAAACGACGGCACGGTTAGGCGGCCTCTACATTAGCGAAAGTAATGCCATGTCGATTAAAGCAGGTGACTGGGTGAGTATCGGCCTTCCTTCTTTTGCGGAGCTCCAAAAAATGACCTTTAACTTCGTAAACAGCAGTTCCTACTTCCCTCAAAAAGCGAGTGCGGTCGTCAGCGTAACGTTTGCTGAAAACACTTACAGTGTAGGCTCGGCTGTTTACTCTTATGGAGAGGAGGCCTTTTTGATTAGGGGTACGGACGGAAGCGAGGTGCATCTCCAAGCATTGGGGAAACAGAATGTCACCCTGATCGTGTTCGCTGCGCCCACCGATCTTCCGACGACAAGGACCTTCAGGACCTATATCTACTTTGACGAAGTGGTTGTTAAACCGGTAACCCCAGAGGACCTTGAGTCTTCCGATATTAAGGCGACACTCGACGCGCCCTCCACCGCCGGTTTTACCTCCGGCACGGTGACCGTCGGCAAGCTCCTCACCGCCGGTGGGAGTAACATCACCGCGGCCGCCCCCACCGAGATCACGGATGTTGGCGGGCAGACCGCCGACATCACCCTGAAGGAGGATTTCGCCGGGGCGCTGAAGGTGAACGCCGCGGACTTCCCCGGCGACAACACGGTGAAGCTGGTCTTGAGCCCGGGCTTCACCTGGGATACGGTGACCCTCATCCCGCAGGGCGGCTTTGGCGCGGGGAGTGTGGATTATGCGGTTTACCCCGAAAGAAACGGCTGCAGCGCCCTCTACCTCAAAATCAATACGGCGAGCAGCGGCAGCCCGGGACAGTTGCTCATTAGAGCCTTGGTTAAGGCGAACAAGCCCTTTGCCACCGCGCGCGACGTGAAGGTGACCTACGGCGGCACCAACCCGGGTGTCGGCGGGGAGAAGGTCGCGGAGGTGACGGTGGCGAAGTACTGGGTTCCGGGGCTGGCGTTGGCGGCGAAGAGCACGCTCGACGTAGCGGCCGGGCGGCTGAACCAGCAGATCGGGAACTTTACGGTTGCGGAGGGAATGACCGGTGATCTTGCGGCGGGACGGCTCCTCTCGCTAACGTTGCCCGAGGGGGCGAAGTGGAACCGCCGGCCTGGCGTCACGCGCGAGGCGGGCAACGGGCAGCTTCAGTATGAAGGCACGCGCGACGAGGGCCGGACGGTCGTCTATTCCGTTTACCAGGCCGGCACCAGCCGCACCGTCTTCTGTTTTAAAAACGCGACCGTGGACTTAGCGGTTTACGTTCCGGAGGAGCTCGCGGTGACGGTGAAGGGGCCGGGTTTAAACCAGAGCGTGACGGCGGCCAACGTCCAGGCGCCGGTTAAGTTAGCCCCGACGGGCGGCACGGTAAGGATCGGGCTGGCGGCGCAGCCGGTGGGGGCCTTGACCATCCAGGAAAATATGGTGGGGGCGCTCAGGGCGCGCGACGCCGCCCCGCACTCAACCCGGTTGAGTGCGGGGGCGGTTTTGCAACTCACGTTGCCCTCCGGGGTGCGTTTTGGCCAGAAGCCCACGGTCACCGTAACGGCGGGTGACCTTGAACTCGATGCCGCCGGGATTAAATTAGAGGATAACGACCGGACGCTCGTAATTCCCGTAAAGCTCTCAAGTGCCACCCCGGTGGAGAAGCCGGTAGAAGAAACCACCGCTGCCACCGGTGATGCCGCGGGGACGGAGACTGCTGAGGAAACCACTGCCGAGGCGGCTTACGAGCAGACGGGCAGCACGGTGGTGGTGGACAACATCCTCCTCACCTCGGACCGGACGGTGCCGGTGGGGCCGGTTACCCTTGAGGTTAGCGGCAGCGCCTTGAGCGAGACTGAAGCTCTCTTTTCTTCGTCGCTCAATAAGTTAGCTTGCGTCCTGGCCGAGTGCCTGACGCCGGCGCCGGTAGCCATCCGCACGGAGGCGGTCTTTACCATCGGCAGTACCAAGTACCGGATCGGCAGCGAGGAGAAGGAGATGGAGGTGGCGCCTTACATTAAGAACGGGCGGACTTATGCGCCGGTGCGCTACCTGGCCTACGCGGCGGGCATCGGCGGCGACCAAATGCTGTGGGACGGCGTGAATAAGACGGTGACTATTTTTGCCGGTAATCGGGTGATCCAGTTCCGGATCGGGGAGAAGGGTTACCTCTTGAACGGCGTCTTTCTTTCGGCCGATGCGGCGCCGGAGATCGTAAGCGGCCGGACGATGCTCCCCTACCGCTTCGTGGCCCAGGCGCTGGCCCTGAGGGCCGAGTGGGACGGTGAGAAGCGGCAAGTGATCATCCGGTAA
- a CDS encoding stalk domain-containing protein has protein sequence MLKSKKVTLFSLFVMVFLFALSSGKDIFPAQASDITVTVDNGKLSCDTPPVIEGCRTLVPLRAIFEALGAQVDWDGKTRTVTGKKGTTMIKLVIGQKTAYVNGNPVTLDVPGKIAGGRTLVPLRFVGESLGAGVEWDGAKRMVVIRTGTGTATVVQKRITIKDSQGRTRRVPSPPQRIVEVNGDVAELICAFGGADKIVGASSYTLEDKMIGSKVKKAQDVGKSFTPNVEKILALKPDVVFGYGNFLKPEIVAQLERSGVPVVLLDCYKLSTMAQDIRTLGLILNRQKEAAAYVAYFEKYQKLFKDRTKNIPLAKRPRVYLEGYTDYSGNGPGSGAAEMLDAVGARNIAAGLRLPYPKVSPEWVVAQNPQVVIKACSSSITCGYDEKPDAMEKKRAEIMRRPGWNKITAVKQGKVYLLSSEIYTGPRGIVGLAYFAKWLYPDLFKDVNPEAIHKEMLQKFHGLELKGAYVYPGK, from the coding sequence ATGTTAAAGAGTAAGAAAGTAACACTTTTTTCGTTGTTTGTTATGGTCTTTCTTTTTGCCTTGTCAAGTGGGAAAGATATTTTCCCGGCGCAGGCATCCGACATCACCGTCACGGTTGACAACGGGAAGCTGTCCTGCGATACGCCGCCGGTGATCGAGGGGTGTCGGACGCTCGTACCGCTCCGGGCGATCTTTGAGGCGCTCGGGGCTCAGGTGGATTGGGACGGGAAGACCCGTACCGTGACCGGTAAAAAGGGAACCACGATGATTAAGCTGGTTATAGGGCAAAAGACCGCCTATGTGAACGGCAACCCCGTTACCCTCGATGTGCCGGGGAAGATAGCGGGCGGCCGGACGCTGGTGCCCCTGCGCTTCGTCGGCGAATCGCTGGGCGCCGGGGTCGAGTGGGACGGTGCGAAGCGCATGGTGGTTATCCGAACCGGTACAGGCACCGCCACGGTGGTACAGAAGCGGATCACCATTAAAGATTCCCAGGGCCGGACGAGGCGCGTTCCATCCCCGCCGCAGCGCATCGTGGAGGTAAACGGCGATGTGGCCGAGTTGATCTGCGCCTTCGGGGGTGCGGACAAAATCGTTGGGGCGAGCAGCTATACGCTGGAGGATAAGATGATCGGTTCGAAGGTAAAGAAAGCGCAGGACGTGGGAAAATCCTTCACGCCCAATGTCGAGAAGATCCTGGCGCTGAAGCCCGACGTGGTCTTCGGCTACGGGAACTTCTTGAAGCCGGAGATTGTGGCGCAGCTCGAGCGTTCCGGGGTACCGGTAGTGCTTTTGGACTGCTACAAGCTTTCCACGATGGCGCAGGATATCCGTACCCTGGGGCTGATCCTGAATCGCCAGAAGGAAGCGGCGGCTTACGTCGCCTACTTCGAGAAGTACCAGAAGTTGTTCAAAGACCGGACGAAGAATATCCCGCTCGCTAAGCGGCCGCGGGTTTACCTCGAGGGTTACACCGACTATTCGGGCAACGGTCCGGGTTCGGGTGCCGCCGAGATGCTGGACGCCGTCGGGGCGCGGAATATCGCGGCGGGGTTGCGCCTGCCTTACCCGAAGGTGAGTCCCGAGTGGGTGGTGGCGCAGAACCCGCAGGTGGTCATCAAGGCCTGCAGCAGTTCCATCACCTGCGGCTACGACGAAAAGCCGGACGCGATGGAAAAGAAGCGGGCGGAAATAATGCGCCGCCCGGGGTGGAACAAAATCACCGCGGTGAAGCAAGGAAAAGTTTATCTCCTTTCGAGCGAGATCTACACCGGCCCGCGGGGGATTGTGGGCCTGGCCTATTTCGCCAAGTGGCTTTACCCGGACCTGTTCAAGGATGTGAATCCTGAGGCCATCCATAAAGAGATGCTGCAGAAGTTTCACGGGCTTGAGCTTAAGGGGGCTTACGTTTACCCGGGGAAATAA
- a CDS encoding iron ABC transporter permease — translation MGLPAEVSGAATEMDVASIRTAYSRHTGRKLLLVGCLLAVTCAVATMATAVGAAGISVGDVWRVILNHLGVKAAPVGELARTVVWEIRLPRIVLATITGMSLAGAGAVMQGVLRNPLVSPYTMGLSSGAAFGAALAIVLGTGLIGGSYLDVSRWLIVINAFIFGGVTTLLAFSLARFKGMSPETLVLGGVAIGYLFQAGVSLLKYISNNDALKELVVWLMGGFWGADWRTVGLLTPVVLGCMGALLLYAWDLNVLGAGEDVAASLGIKVGRLRVVTLTLATLAASATVAFTGIIGFICLVGPHICRMLVGSDNRFLIPASCLVGAVLLLLADTLARTIIAPTELPVGIVTALMGSPFFIYLLIKKKRQWWG, via the coding sequence ATGGGTTTACCCGCTGAAGTAAGCGGCGCGGCAACAGAGATGGACGTGGCCTCGATAAGAACGGCGTATTCCCGCCATACCGGCCGCAAGCTGCTGCTGGTCGGGTGCTTGCTGGCGGTCACCTGCGCCGTGGCTACCATGGCCACGGCGGTGGGGGCGGCCGGGATCAGCGTGGGGGACGTCTGGCGGGTGATCCTCAATCACCTCGGGGTTAAAGCCGCGCCGGTCGGGGAGCTCGCCCGGACGGTGGTCTGGGAGATCCGCCTCCCCCGCATCGTTCTGGCTACCATCACGGGGATGAGCTTAGCGGGGGCCGGGGCGGTGATGCAGGGGGTGCTCCGCAATCCCTTGGTTTCACCTTATACGATGGGGCTCTCGAGCGGTGCGGCCTTCGGGGCGGCGCTGGCTATCGTTCTGGGTACGGGTCTGATAGGAGGAAGTTACCTTGACGTATCGCGGTGGCTTATCGTCATCAACGCCTTCATCTTCGGGGGGGTAACCACGCTCTTGGCTTTCTCCCTGGCGCGATTTAAGGGGATGTCGCCCGAAACGCTGGTTTTAGGCGGGGTGGCCATCGGCTATCTCTTCCAGGCTGGGGTATCACTTTTAAAATACATTTCCAATAATGATGCCCTGAAAGAACTGGTCGTCTGGCTGATGGGCGGCTTCTGGGGGGCGGACTGGCGGACGGTGGGGCTTTTGACCCCGGTGGTGCTCGGGTGTATGGGGGCGCTGCTCCTTTACGCCTGGGACCTCAACGTTTTAGGGGCGGGAGAGGACGTGGCGGCGAGCCTGGGGATAAAGGTGGGGCGCCTGCGGGTTGTTACTTTGACCCTGGCGACGCTCGCGGCCTCAGCGACGGTGGCCTTTACCGGCATCATCGGGTTTATCTGCCTCGTGGGGCCGCACATCTGCCGGATGCTCGTCGGCAGCGATAACCGGTTTTTAATTCCCGCCTCCTGCCTGGTGGGTGCGGTGCTGCTGCTGCTGGCGGACACGCTGGCGCGGACGATAATCGCGCCGACCGAGCTGCCGGTGGGGATCGTTACCGCGCTGATGGGCTCGCCCTTCTTCATCTACCTGTTAATCAAGAAAAAGCGGCAGTGGTGGGGGTAA
- a CDS encoding ABC transporter permease yields the protein MRALFWGWFPILWEEMVVWRRRFWLYIATYVLSPLIFLLSFGFGVGGRLRGLLPGGMSYAEFLVPGVVALAVFNNGITAVTVRLFYNRLHFKSFEAYRLAPVNDFAVWFGYALTGALRGLLAGGMVLGSALFLVPGLRVAPAGWPCLVALAFFAGTCGVFLGLCLRSFDDQTVISEFFVVPLTFLCGTLVPLERLPAALQHLVWLLPLTPATAVVRAGFTGQPVAWVEVMALGGWTLLFAALGLWRLKRNEE from the coding sequence ATGCGGGCGCTGTTTTGGGGCTGGTTCCCGATCCTGTGGGAGGAGATGGTCGTCTGGCGGCGCCGCTTCTGGCTCTACATAGCAACCTACGTCCTTTCGCCGCTCATCTTTCTCCTTTCTTTCGGCTTTGGCGTAGGCGGGCGGCTGCGGGGGCTTCTCCCGGGCGGGATGAGCTACGCCGAGTTCCTGGTGCCGGGGGTGGTGGCGCTGGCGGTTTTCAACAACGGGATCACCGCGGTCACCGTGCGGCTCTTTTACAACCGGCTGCACTTCAAAAGTTTTGAGGCCTACCGCCTGGCGCCCGTGAATGATTTCGCCGTCTGGTTCGGCTACGCGCTCACCGGGGCGCTGCGGGGGCTGCTGGCCGGCGGGATGGTGCTCGGCTCGGCGCTTTTCTTGGTGCCCGGCTTGCGGGTGGCGCCGGCGGGCTGGCCCTGTTTGGTGGCGCTCGCCTTTTTTGCCGGTACCTGTGGGGTTTTTTTAGGGCTGTGCCTGCGCTCCTTTGACGACCAGACGGTGATCAGTGAGTTTTTCGTGGTGCCGCTGACCTTTCTCTGCGGGACGCTGGTGCCTTTGGAGCGGCTGCCGGCGGCGCTGCAACACCTCGTGTGGCTCCTGCCGCTCACCCCGGCGACGGCGGTTGTCCGGGCGGGCTTTACGGGGCAGCCGGTTGCCTGGGTGGAAGTGATGGCGCTTGGCGGGTGGACGCTGCTTTTTGCGGCGCTGGGGCTGTGGCGGCTGAAGCGGAACGAGGAATAG